From one Planococcus citri chromosome 3, ihPlaCitr1.1, whole genome shotgun sequence genomic stretch:
- the LOC135838475 gene encoding polycomb group protein Pc-like: MGDRVYAAEKIMKKRVRRGKVEYFVKWKGWSQKHSTWEPEENILDARLIDIFEQTQKNEQQSHKRGNKRKHHQMVSNEPPEPVRGDADESAANDETLVGEDSHNETDSMRTNSSKKVETTENSSCSEKQSTEAEKEENTSQSTNTKNNKFKKENVEVSDGGDSSSSEDSIPLARRKESSGTKRKAEVLSKLFPKESGKIGVKITTSPPNGSSKVPKLSSPTNPKTPLTPCDSASKSSSKKSPTVSPSTANADNSQFIFTSKNSSSGIESKSSPSDSKPVANVSPKVVLEADTRTKEDKGNKTHTQEPKKSDTEKISPIAKGDTARTISPPSDSTTSDKTSSNTVADKHESATNDKHGIVESNKKPSSKDDSQTTTTDKVPKKKVDLVSSTATNDENNVNGVKPANNKHNNNNAFTADLNKQPPMVIKTVLTNPGHEYWRMKNPVADRIFITDVTVDLNTVTIRECATEKGFFKERQAR; encoded by the exons ATGGGTGATCGAGTTTACGCTGcggaaaaaatcatgaaaaaacgTGTCCGTCGA GGCAAAGTTGAATATTTCGTGAAATGGAAAGGTTGGAGCCAAAA acatAGTACATGGGAACCTGAAGAAAATATCTTGGATGCTCgtttaattgatatttttgaacaaac gcaaaaaaatgaacagcaGTCTCATAAAAGAGGAAATAAACGAAAGCACCATCaa ATGGTGTCGAATGAACCGCCGGAACCTGTGAGAGGTGATGCTGATGAAAGTGCTGCGAATGATGAAACACTAGTTGGCGAAGATAGTCACAATGAGACTGATTCGATGCGAAccaattcttccaaaaaagttgaaacaactGAAAATTCATCCTGTAGTGAGAAACAGTCAACTGAAG CTGAGAAAGAAGAAAACACTTCCCAGTCAACTaatacgaaaaataataaatttaagaAAGAAAACGTCGAGGTTTCCGATGGCGGCGATAGCAGCAGTAGCGAAGATTCCATTCCTCTTGCTCGACGAAAAGAATCATCTGGAACAAAACGAAAAGCTGAAGTATTATCAAAGTTATTTCCGAAGGAATCTGGTAAAATTGGTGTGAAAATCACAACAAGTCCTCCTAATGGATCATCCAAAGTTCCAAAATTGAGCTCACCTACAAATCCTAAGACTCCTCTTACACCATGTGAT TCTGCTAGTAAATCAAGCTCGAAGAAGTCGCCTACAGTTAGTCCGTCTACCGCAAATGCTGATAATTCACAGTTTATTTTCACCAGCAAGAATTCATCATCAGGGATTGAATCAAAATCGTCACCCAGTGATAGCAAACCGGTCGCTAATGTTTCTCCTAAAGTAGTTTTA gaaGCAGATACTCGAACAAAAGAAGATAAAGGGAATAAAACTCACACACaggagccaaaaaaatcagataCAGAAAAAATATCACCCATTGCCAAAGGTGACACCGCGAGGACCATCTCGCCTCCTTCAGATTCCACCACCAGCGACAAAACGTCTTCCAATACGGTCGCAGATAAACACGAAAGTGCCACCAATGATAAACACGGTATtgttgaaagtaataaaaaacCATCTTCAAAAGATGATTCACAAACTACCACCACTGATAAAGTGCCAAAAAAGAAAGTTGACTTAGTCAGCTCAACAGCAactaatgatgaaaataatgtcaaTGGTGTGAAACCTGCCAATAACAAACACAACAATAATAACGCTTTCACCGCCGATTTAAATAAACAACCTCCAATGGTTATTAAAACTGTGTTAACAAATCCAGGCCACGAGTACTGGAGGATGAAAAATCCTGTCGCTGATAGAATTTTTATTACCGATGTTACCGTTGATTTGAATACAGTCACTATCCGAGAATGTGCTACCGAAAAAGGATTTTTCAAGGAAAGACAAGCTCGGTGA
- the LOC135838480 gene encoding uncharacterized protein LOC135838480, which translates to MTTTDDNMSDDVFIGSDEENADLDVPKKITPHPSPTGYRDYKPPVHLLKSSQECQLLHKECCKSQIAIAITKLKNKLKYLRSSGITRSSYVLLNISKRNTVFINAFSRIKTFNVPRRRFYSEIAELVKLHCW; encoded by the exons ATGACCACAACGGACGATAATATGAGCGACGACGTATTTATCGGTTCGGACGAAGAAAATGCTGATTTagatgtaccaaaaaaaatcaccccacATCCTTCTCCAACCGGATATCGAGATTACAAGCCACCGGTACACTTACTGAAAAGCTCACAAGAATGCCAATTGCTGCATAAA GAATGTTGTAAATCGCAAATCGCAATCGCAATAACCaaacttaaaaataaattaaaatacctacgtagttCCGGAATTACTCGTAGTAGTTACGTTCTGCTAAACATTTCCAAAAGGAATACGGTTTTCATCAATGCATTCAGCAGAATAAAAACATTCAACGTTCCACGAAG aCGATTTTACTCGGAGATAGCGGAGTTGGTAAAACTACACTGTTGGTGA